From Methanosarcina lacustris Z-7289, one genomic window encodes:
- a CDS encoding PGF-pre-PGF domain-containing protein, giving the protein MDKRFFVCISLLILLFNCGIGITAAESSVDNSTVETSVNVETPATVETPVNAETPATVETPATVETPVNVETPVNVETPVNVETPANVETPIVGATPVDEPDVNETPIVSATPVNDTSVVNETVVEDTPGGGSVGENITNDTGWVAGDTYYPVSHSKEPETNIYHVETTQIYIDNSQHVNVNFTDNSVVNNINFEATKASGKTIVTVEDLKDKSVLTDKPPVGNIYKSFNIVINNGGIENIEKPSVNFQIEKAWLTANGFDKSGIVLNMYKDGKWVVVPITMSGEDSRYFYFTAKVSGYSTFAITGKTITVNTILENPVVGTNTTQTGVVNNTTAPVDDITHKAEIIRLLEYIISLLR; this is encoded by the coding sequence ATGGATAAACGATTTTTTGTATGTATTTCCCTCTTGATATTATTATTTAATTGTGGAATAGGTATTACAGCTGCTGAATCATCCGTAGATAACTCAACTGTTGAAACATCTGTAAATGTTGAAACACCTGCAACTGTTGAAACACCTGTAAATGCTGAAACACCTGCAACTGTTGAAACACCTGCAACTGTTGAAACACCTGTAAATGTTGAGACCCCTGTAAATGTTGAAACACCTGTAAATGTTGAAACACCTGCAAATGTTGAGACCCCTATTGTAGGCGCTACCCCTGTGGATGAACCTGATGTTAATGAGACCCCTATTGTAAGTGCTACTCCTGTGAATGACACATCAGTTGTCAATGAAACAGTTGTAGAAGATACTCCTGGTGGCGGTTCAGTTGGGGAAAATATAACAAATGATACTGGCTGGGTTGCTGGAGACACATATTATCCCGTTTCTCATTCCAAAGAACCAGAGACTAATATCTATCACGTGGAAACAACCCAGATATATATCGATAACAGTCAGCATGTGAACGTCAACTTCACAGATAATTCCGTGGTCAATAACATAAACTTCGAAGCAACAAAAGCCTCAGGTAAAACTATTGTCACTGTTGAGGATCTGAAAGATAAATCTGTCCTGACCGATAAGCCTCCAGTAGGGAATATCTATAAGTCATTCAACATAGTGATCAATAATGGTGGTATAGAGAATATTGAAAAGCCATCTGTTAACTTCCAGATTGAAAAGGCATGGCTCACAGCGAATGGATTTGACAAATCAGGCATCGTCCTTAACATGTATAAGGATGGAAAATGGGTAGTAGTACCTATCACCATGTCTGGAGAAGATTCCAGGTATTTCTATTTCACAGCAAAAGTGTCGGGCTATTCCACTTTTGCAATAACAGGCAAGACGATAACTGTAAATACAATTCTGGAAAATCCAGTTGTAGGCACAAATACAACACAGACTGGAGTTGTGAATAACACCACAGCACCCGTTGATGACATAACACATAAGGCTGAAATCATACGCCTTTTAGAATATATTATTAGCCTTCTCAGATAA